Below is a genomic region from Fusobacterium nucleatum.
GCTCTTGCAGGTTTAACTTCTCCTAAATATTTATCATAAACTCCATTTATTTTTGTAAAATCATTCATATCTTTTATATAAACTGTTGCACTTACTACATCTTTAAAATCATATCCTGCTTCTTTTAAAATAGCTCCTATATTTTCTAAAGATTGTTTTGTTTGTTCTTCTACATCTTCTGATACTAATGTCATTGTTGCTGGAACAAAAGGAATTTGTCCTGAAACATATAAAACTCCATTTGCCTCAATAGCTTGTGAATAAGGTCCTAGTGCAGCTGGTGCAT
It encodes:
- a CDS encoding RidA family protein, with translation MKKVINTKNAPAALGPYSQAIEANGVLYVSGQIPFVPATMTLVSEDVEEQTKQSLENIGAILKEAGYDFKDVVSATVYIKDMNDFTKINGVYDKYLGEVKPARACVEVARLPKDVKVEIGVIAVK